A genome region from Brassica oleracea var. oleracea cultivar TO1000 chromosome C2, BOL, whole genome shotgun sequence includes the following:
- the LOC106325221 gene encoding cytochrome P450 81F1-like, with the protein MDYILFLLPFVLLIPAYKFLISSKTQRFNLPPGPTPFPIVGNLHLVKPPVHRLFRRFAEKYGDIFSLRYGSRQVVVISSLPLVKECFTGDNDVILTNRPHFLTAKYVAYDYTTIGTAPYGDHWRNLRRICSLEILSSNRLTGFLSVRSDEIRRLLTKLSRDYNGRVVELEPLLADLTFNNIVRMVTGRRYYGDQVHNKEEANLFKKLVTQINDNSGASHPGDYLPILKVFGHSYEKKVKALGEAMDTFLQRLLDDCRRDGESNTMLSHLLSLQHEQPKYYSDVIIKGLMLSMMLAGTDTAAVTLEWAMANLLKNPEMLKKAKAEIDDKIGQERLVDEPDIVNLPYLQNIVLETFRLCPAAPLLVPRSPSENIKIGGYNVPRGTIVLVNSWAIHRDPKLWDEPERFIPERFEDKAAANANKLMMFGNGRRTCPGAALGQRMVSLALGSLIQCFDWEKVNDEEIDMTENPGMAMRKLVPLLAVCHQRSIITNGLA; encoded by the exons ATGGATTACATTCTGTTTTTATTGCCATTCGTATTGCTTATACCAGCTTACAAATTCTTAATCTCATCCAAAACGCAGCGTTTCAATCTCCCACCAGGACCAACTCCGTTTCCCATCGTCGGCAACCTCCACCTCGTGAAACCGCCTGTACACCGTCTCTTCCGCCGCTTCGCAGAAAAATACGGTGACATCTTCTCCCTCCGCTACGGCTCTCGCCAAGTCGTCGTGATCTCTTCTTTGCCCCTTGTCAAAGAATGCTTCACTGGTGACAATGACGTCATTCTAACAAACAGGCCGCACTTTCTGACGGCCAAGTACGTCGCCTACGACTACACCACGATCGGAACCGCACCTTACGGCGACCATTGGCGTAATCTCCGCCGTATATGCTCTCTTGAGATTCTTTCTTCTAACCGCCTCACAGGGTTCCTCTCCGTTCGTAGTGACGAGATACGACGGCTGCTCACGAAACTCTCACGTGACTATAATGGCCGTGTCGTTGAGCTTGAGCCTCTTCTTGCAGATTTGACGTTCAATAATATTGTCCGTATGGTCACAGGGCGACGCTACTACGGAGACCAG GTTCACAACAAGGAGGAAGCGAATCTATTCAAGAAACTAGTGACGCAGATCAACGATAATAGTGGTGCAAGCCATCCAGGAGATTATCTACCGATTCTTAAAGTGTTCGGACACAGCTACGAGAAGAAAGTGAAAGCACTCGGCGAAGCCATGGACACTTTCTTGCAGCGTCTGCTCGACGATTGCCGAAGAGATGGAGAGAGCAACACAATGCTTAGTCATTTGCTGTCTTTACAACATGAACAACCTAAGTATTACAGTGACGTCATCATCAAAGGCCTCATGCTT AGTATGATGCTTGCGGGAACGGATACTGCAGCCGTGACGCTAGAATGGGCAATGGCTAATTTGTTGAAAAACCCTGAAATGTTGAAAAAGGCAAAAGCCGAGATAGATGATAAAATTGGACAAGAACGTTTGGTTGACGAGCCAGACATTGTGAATCTCCCTTATCTCCAAAACATAGTTCTCGAGACCTTCCGGTTGTGTCCGGCCGCACCACTTCTTGTACCGCGTTCTCCTTCTGAAAATATCAAGATTGGAGGATACAACGTGCCGCGTGGCACAATCGTACTAGTGAACTCTTGGGCCATCCACAGAGACCCGAAGCTATGGGATGAACCTGAGAGGTTCATACCAGAGCGGTTTGAAGACAAAGCAGCTGCGAACGCTAATAAGCTTATGATGTTTGGGAACGGACGAAGGACGTGTCCTGGTGCAGCTTTGGGTCAGAGGATGGTGTCCCTGGCTTTAGGGTCGTTGATTCAATGCTTTGACTGGGAGAAAGTCAACGATGAGGAAATTGATATGACCGAGAATCCGGGAATGGCTATGCGTAAGCTCGTGCCGTTACTAGCTGTTTGCCATCAGCGTTCAATTATTACTAATGGCTTGGCTTAA